The proteins below are encoded in one region of Clostridium fermenticellae:
- a CDS encoding MarR family winged helix-turn-helix transcriptional regulator has translation METSILNSIGPQIKIANTLIEKELNNRIAEILTEYNLTGPQVALMIYIFEAKGRTVTQKELADKFVLNHSTIRSIVKRLEKMQLIDVAHLKSDKRQIVLSLSGKGYNVIKNHINQIYKVMKNVNQKIVKNMSEDDQKYFSNSLNKIIKNFNI, from the coding sequence ATGGAAACATCAATTCTAAACTCAATTGGTCCACAAATAAAAATTGCAAATACATTGATTGAAAAAGAATTAAATAACCGAATTGCAGAAATTTTAACTGAATATAATTTGACGGGGCCACAGGTTGCCTTAATGATCTATATTTTTGAAGCCAAAGGCAGAACAGTTACACAGAAAGAATTAGCAGATAAATTTGTTTTGAACCATTCGACGATTCGCAGTATTGTCAAACGTTTAGAAAAAATGCAGTTGATTGATGTGGCACATTTAAAAAGTGATAAAAGGCAAATTGTATTGTCTTTGTCTGGTAAAGGATACAACGTAATTAAAAATCATATTAATCAAATTTATAAAGTTATGAAAAATGTAAATCAAAAGATTGTCAAAAACATGAGTGAAGATGATCAGAAGTATTTTTCTAATTCTCTGAATAAAATCATTAAAAATTTTAATATATAG
- a CDS encoding MDR family MFS transporter yields the protein MSFESINISIKKRNYMMSVLLLGAFVSLLAETFLNNALPTIMNTFGVNQSTAQWLTTAYLLVVGLIIPLSAWIFNSFSLKTNYLMMLGIFLAGSLICLFSPNFYVLLIGRIIEAVAAGALMPFIQNVILLLFPPEKRGFAMGITGLVIGFGPAVGPTISGLILKYANWRMLFIILSVISIVTAILAFFTLKNITKPHRTTIDGLSFIESLLGFGFILYALSELGNSGHLTLSLVVIFLLGIFILFLFGKRQLQLASPLLDIRIFSNNKFNLCTFLSMLSNIAMVGIELVLPLYLQTTCSETALVSGLIMMPGAIIMGICNPISGILFDKFGIKRLSLFGFFILLLGTFPMLLFNNQTGLIIIAFCYALRMIGISFTMMTTFTAGINFIDSNYTTHANAVSSTIRQIGGSLGTALAMLVVALGSNFKSTVGANKTIALETGYHWGFILMVVIALIGIVAAFFLPTAEQENMDY from the coding sequence ATGTCATTTGAATCAATAAATATTTCAATTAAAAAAAGAAATTATATGATGTCGGTATTGTTACTAGGAGCATTTGTTTCTTTATTGGCAGAAACTTTTTTGAATAATGCACTGCCGACAATTATGAACACTTTTGGTGTCAATCAATCCACTGCACAATGGTTGACAACTGCCTATCTTTTGGTTGTTGGATTGATAATTCCTTTATCTGCCTGGATTTTCAATTCTTTTAGTTTAAAAACAAATTATTTAATGATGTTGGGAATTTTTTTAGCGGGCTCGCTAATTTGCTTGTTTTCACCAAATTTTTATGTATTGCTGATTGGTCGAATTATTGAAGCTGTTGCAGCTGGAGCTTTAATGCCATTTATTCAAAATGTTATTTTGTTACTATTTCCACCAGAAAAGCGAGGATTTGCTATGGGAATTACTGGCCTTGTTATTGGATTCGGTCCCGCAGTTGGTCCAACGATTTCAGGCTTAATTTTAAAATATGCAAATTGGCGGATGCTTTTTATTATTTTGAGTGTGATAAGTATAGTAACTGCCATTTTAGCTTTCTTTACTTTGAAAAATATTACCAAACCTCATCGCACAACAATTGATGGTTTATCTTTTATTGAATCACTCTTAGGATTTGGCTTTATCCTTTATGCTTTATCAGAACTTGGAAATTCTGGACATTTGACACTATCACTTGTTGTTATATTCTTATTAGGTATTTTTATATTGTTTTTGTTTGGTAAAAGACAATTGCAGTTAGCTTCACCATTGCTTGACATTCGTATTTTTTCAAATAATAAGTTTAACTTATGTACTTTTTTAAGCATGCTAAGTAATATTGCAATGGTTGGAATTGAGTTAGTATTGCCTCTTTATCTGCAAACAACTTGTAGTGAAACAGCACTTGTCTCTGGTTTAATTATGATGCCTGGTGCAATTATAATGGGTATTTGTAATCCTATTTCCGGCATACTTTTTGATAAATTCGGTATCAAGCGTTTATCATTATTTGGTTTTTTTATTCTACTATTAGGTACATTTCCTATGCTTTTATTTAATAATCAAACAGGTTTAATTATAATTGCTTTTTGTTATGCTCTAAGAATGATAGGAATTTCATTTACAATGATGACGACTTTTACGGCAGGTATTAATTTTATAGATTCTAATTATACTACTCATGCTAATGCAGTTTCATCAACTATTCGACAAATAGGCGGATCGTTAGGTACCGCACTGGCAATGTTGGTTGTTGCATTAGGTTCTAATTTTAAGAGTACTGTAGGAGCTAACAAAACGATTGCATTAGAAACTGGTTATCATTGGGGATTTATTTTAATGGTTGTTATTGCATTAATTGGAATTGTTGCAGCCTTTTTTCTTCCTACTGCGGAACAAGAAAATATGGATTATTAA
- a CDS encoding YaaR family protein codes for MEISRIGKTSVMPSEKKKISVKKDFSQSFNSQMEKKSEEQLKEMFDDIKKKGNRLSITKCYSDVKQYKSMIKEYLKSVLNHMYKVKKDISFWQTQYFITVDTIDSKLEELTNMLMNEQKDNLNVASTIDEITGLLVDIYK; via the coding sequence ATGGAGATATCTAGAATTGGTAAAACCTCAGTTATGCCTTCTGAGAAAAAAAAGATCTCGGTAAAAAAAGATTTTTCTCAAAGTTTTAATTCGCAAATGGAAAAAAAATCGGAAGAACAATTAAAAGAGATGTTTGATGATATAAAGAAAAAAGGCAATAGACTTTCAATAACTAAATGTTATAGTGATGTAAAACAATATAAAAGTATGATAAAAGAATATCTTAAATCTGTTTTAAATCATATGTATAAGGTTAAGAAGGATATAAGTTTTTGGCAGACTCAGTATTTTATAACGGTCGATACTATAGACAGTAAACTGGAGGAACTTACAAATATGCTTATGAATGAGCAAAAAGACAATCTTAATGTTGCATCAACTATTGATGAAATAACTGGTTTATTAGTGGATATATACAAATAG
- a CDS encoding energy-coupling factor ABC transporter permease, with product MHIEDGILSPQAWGTWYVVSAFFIVPGIKEIKNRIKANLYYKPFLAMMGVAVFVISCMHFPVPVTGSCSHPCGTPLAAIVVGPLATAVISAICLFFQAIFLGHGGITTIGANDFSMGIAGGISGYVCWKLLRYFKSPIWLAAAVAGFVGDIVTYLIAALELAISLHGNIPILKEWMIFFAGYGPTQIPLAIGEAIFTAVVLQVMVNRRPDLMPNVLGKKYEEVK from the coding sequence ATGCATATTGAAGATGGAATTTTATCACCTCAGGCATGGGGTACATGGTACGTAGTAAGTGCCTTTTTTATTGTTCCCGGAATAAAAGAAATAAAAAATAGGATTAAGGCTAACTTATACTACAAACCCTTCCTGGCTATGATGGGGGTTGCAGTATTTGTTATTTCATGTATGCATTTTCCCGTACCTGTAACAGGTTCATGTTCTCATCCATGTGGCACCCCTCTTGCTGCTATTGTTGTCGGTCCACTTGCAACCGCTGTAATTTCAGCCATATGCTTGTTCTTTCAAGCAATATTTTTAGGTCATGGTGGAATAACCACAATTGGTGCAAATGACTTTTCTATGGGTATAGCAGGTGGAATCTCCGGTTATGTCTGTTGGAAGCTTCTTAGATATTTTAAAAGTCCAATTTGGTTGGCCGCGGCAGTTGCTGGATTTGTTGGTGATATAGTCACATATCTAATTGCAGCACTGGAATTAGCAATAAGTCTGCATGGAAACATACCAATACTAAAGGAATGGATGATATTTTTTGCAGGTTATGGTCCTACTCAAATTCCCCTTGCTATTGGTGAAGCAATATTTACTGCTGTAGTCTTACAAGTTATGGTAAATAGGCGCCCTGATCTAATGCCAAATGTACTCGGGAAAAAATATGAGGAGGTAAAATAA
- the cbiQ gene encoding cobalt ECF transporter T component CbiQ produces MEISPFKNISNRNSFLNNLDGRVKTILFLTSIVITTFLSHWYLITLLWILSLIGYYTLNIPWKKLFKRLIIPFGIAWIVFLSMLFTNGHTVLTYIPFGKHHLNIYVEGIMLGCLLFLRIVTAVTIACLLSFSTSMIEILETLRICKIPGIIIDLADMMYRYVFIIEETSRRMHMAQMSRMGYVGSWSRRIADTGKIACYVLIKSIDKSISIYNAMLSRGYSEDSVENLNYFNKHIPKFDLLISILALILLLILVVINIVL; encoded by the coding sequence ATGGAAATATCTCCATTTAAAAATATTTCTAATAGAAACAGTTTCTTGAATAACCTGGATGGAAGAGTAAAAACTATTTTATTCTTAACTAGTATAGTAATTACTACTTTTCTTTCTCATTGGTATTTAATAACTTTACTATGGATACTTTCACTGATAGGATACTATACATTAAATATACCATGGAAAAAGCTTTTTAAAAGATTAATTATTCCATTTGGAATAGCATGGATAGTATTTTTGAGCATGCTTTTTACTAATGGCCATACAGTTTTAACCTATATACCATTTGGAAAACATCACTTGAATATTTATGTCGAAGGAATTATGCTTGGGTGTTTACTTTTTTTAAGAATTGTAACTGCAGTAACAATAGCATGTCTCCTATCTTTTAGTACATCTATGATTGAAATCCTAGAAACACTAAGGATATGTAAAATACCCGGTATAATTATTGATCTGGCTGATATGATGTATAGATATGTGTTTATAATTGAAGAAACCTCCCGCAGAATGCATATGGCTCAAATGAGCCGAATGGGTTATGTCGGTTCTTGGTCAAGGCGAATCGCAGATACTGGTAAAATAGCATGCTATGTTTTAATTAAATCTATCGATAAAAGTATATCTATATATAATGCAATGCTGTCCAGAGGTTATTCTGAAGATAGTGTCGAAAACTTGAACTATTTTAATAAACATATACCAAAATTTGATCTTTTAATTAGTATACTGGCTTTAATTTTATTACTTATTTTAGTTGTTATAAATATTGTATTATAA
- a CDS encoding energy-coupling factor ABC transporter ATP-binding protein has product MELININKVSYTYSDGSRALDNVSMSIKAGERIAVIGPNGAGKSTLFQLFNGLLKATSGSVTIDGMEIRKKNLSKIRSTVGMVFQDSDDQLFNSTVRQEIAYGLINMGLSGAKLDKEIYWALDLVDMKDFIDKSPHNLSGGQKKKIALASVLAMKPKILVLDEPTVALDPRGVNKLIKLLNKINKELGITLIFATHDVDIVPLLADRIYVLNSGKTILSGSASEVFSKKDILRKINLRLPRIAHLIEILQKDGYLDTNTLPLTIGQAKHLLEEKLI; this is encoded by the coding sequence ATGGAACTTATAAATATAAATAAAGTTAGTTACACATATAGTGATGGAAGCCGTGCTTTAGATAATGTAAGTATGTCAATTAAAGCTGGAGAAAGAATAGCTGTAATAGGCCCGAATGGAGCTGGTAAATCCACCTTATTCCAGCTCTTTAATGGACTTTTAAAGGCAACATCCGGCAGTGTTACAATTGACGGAATGGAAATCCGTAAAAAAAATCTATCTAAGATAAGAAGTACTGTAGGTATGGTTTTTCAAGATTCAGATGATCAGCTTTTTAATTCAACTGTACGTCAGGAGATTGCTTATGGTCTAATAAACATGGGATTATCAGGTGCAAAATTAGACAAAGAAATATATTGGGCATTAGATCTTGTTGATATGAAAGATTTTATTGATAAGAGTCCACATAATTTAAGTGGAGGTCAGAAGAAAAAAATTGCACTTGCAAGCGTACTCGCAATGAAACCTAAAATTTTAGTTTTAGATGAGCCAACTGTTGCTTTGGATCCACGTGGAGTAAATAAACTTATAAAATTGCTTAATAAAATAAATAAAGAACTTGGTATAACTCTAATTTTTGCAACTCATGATGTAGATATTGTTCCGCTGCTAGCCGATCGTATATATGTCCTAAACAGTGGAAAAACCATACTAAGTGGATCTGCATCCGAAGTTTTCTCAAAAAAAGATATACTGAGAAAAATAAACTTACGCTTACCGAGAATAGCTCATTTGATTGAAATCCTTCAAAAAGACGGTTATTTAGATACAAACACGCTTCCATTAACTATAGGTCAAGCAAAACACCTTCTAGAAGAAAAGCTCATATAA
- a CDS encoding ComEC/Rec2 family competence protein: MVKKKIFIFLMLFILIGDTVYAKHGEYGVHFLDTGQSDCILIKADDKNYIIDTGASYYTNKIIRYLKELKIDNIDGVILTHYHDDHYGGLIKIVDNIKVNNVFLPKHYNEVKDDICKELNQRNINIKYIDKNSAFKYKRMKLKFLLPDKVNRRNENNNSVMICGEIDNINYLFAADCEKEEERFMTKKNKLEKCDVLKVPHHALNTSSTNEFLEKIDPKIAIVTSNGVETPDMRVINRISRRGIMVVRTDIYGNIVISKHNLTTGNGRVNIQF, encoded by the coding sequence ATGGTGAAAAAGAAGATATTTATATTCCTTATGCTATTTATACTCATTGGAGATACTGTTTATGCAAAACATGGTGAGTATGGAGTTCATTTTTTAGACACTGGACAGAGTGATTGTATATTAATTAAAGCTGATGATAAGAATTATATTATAGATACAGGGGCATCATATTATACCAATAAGATAATTAGATATTTAAAAGAATTGAAAATTGATAATATAGATGGCGTAATACTCACCCATTACCACGACGATCACTATGGCGGACTAATTAAAATAGTTGATAATATAAAAGTTAACAATGTATTTTTACCAAAACATTATAATGAGGTTAAAGATGATATTTGTAAAGAGCTCAATCAAAGAAATATAAATATAAAATATATAGATAAAAATTCTGCTTTTAAGTATAAAAGAATGAAATTGAAATTTTTATTGCCTGATAAAGTGAATCGTAGAAATGAAAACAATAATTCTGTTATGATATGCGGAGAAATAGATAATATAAATTATTTATTTGCAGCTGATTGTGAAAAAGAAGAGGAAAGGTTTATGACAAAAAAGAATAAATTAGAGAAATGTGATGTGCTTAAAGTCCCACATCATGCACTAAATACAAGTTCTACTAATGAGTTTTTAGAAAAGATAGATCCTAAAATTGCAATCGTAACGTCAAATGGCGTTGAAACTCCGGATATGAGAGTTATAAATAGGATATCACGTAGAGGAATCATGGTTGTTAGGACTGATATATATGGTAATATAGTTATAAGTAAGCATAATTTAACTACAGGAAATGGAAGAGTTAATATACAATTTTAA
- a CDS encoding CvfB family protein translates to MVRIGEFNTLKIVRKASFGYYLDADTGNTSDDILLPNGNVTIDDIRVGIEVEVFIYRDSKDRPIATMKKPFAEVNQIAYLKVVSKTSIGAFVDFGLERDVFVPMREQKYEIEKNNYYLFYIYLDKTNRIAATTDIDKHLENAPDGLYKIESEVNCVVYGFQTNNTIMAALDNKYRGIILKNEIFVNVKEGYELKVRVKKVYEDGKLGLTPRKKASDERKSLEDDILNYLKKHDGYMPYNDKSSPEDIRKVFKESKNYFKNALGGLMKRNLVTQDSRGTFLKN, encoded by the coding sequence ATGGTTCGTATCGGTGAATTTAACACTTTGAAAATTGTAAGAAAAGCAAGTTTTGGATATTATTTGGATGCAGATACAGGAAATACTAGTGATGATATACTGTTGCCAAATGGAAATGTAACTATAGATGATATTAGAGTTGGAATTGAAGTTGAAGTTTTTATATATAGAGATTCTAAAGATAGACCAATAGCTACTATGAAAAAGCCATTTGCAGAGGTTAATCAAATAGCATATTTAAAAGTTGTGTCCAAAACAAGTATTGGCGCATTTGTTGATTTTGGACTTGAAAGAGATGTTTTTGTACCAATGCGAGAACAGAAGTATGAAATAGAAAAAAATAATTATTACCTTTTCTACATATATCTTGATAAAACAAATAGAATAGCAGCTACTACTGATATTGATAAGCATTTGGAAAATGCTCCAGATGGATTATACAAGATTGAAAGCGAGGTTAATTGTGTAGTATACGGATTTCAAACAAACAATACTATAATGGCTGCATTAGATAATAAATATAGAGGAATAATATTGAAAAATGAGATATTTGTAAATGTGAAAGAAGGGTATGAGTTAAAAGTTAGAGTTAAGAAGGTATATGAAGATGGTAAACTTGGATTGACACCTAGAAAAAAAGCGTCAGATGAGAGAAAATCACTTGAAGATGATATACTAAATTACTTAAAGAAACATGATGGCTATATGCCGTATAATGATAAAAGTTCCCCTGAAGATATAAGAAAAGTTTTTAAAGAGAGCAAAAACTATTTTAAGAATGCACTTGGTGGTCTTATGAAAAGAAATTTGGTAACACAGGATAGTAGAGGAACTTTTTTGAAAAATTAG